One window of Leptospira barantonii genomic DNA carries:
- a CDS encoding AMP-dependent synthetase/ligase → MKAEFKYLYDFLESSAKRFPEKETFCKRTENGIQGRTFARLKEQVDEMTAGLIEEGITKEDKILYLCDSSVNWFLADLAIISSGAVCVPRGTDVVDEDILYIVNHSESRYAVVQKEKDKQKLVALASKIPSIQKIFVLEDDQGELKSGPESVSSLIQSGREYLKKNPNAIRTRLNEKSPDELATLIYTSGTTGAPKGVMLNQSGWISAVEKVIGFVGLTSKDSGVSLLPPWHAFERAIEYCTVALGVTFLVSNITSLRDDLKEFRPTLFPSVPRIWESLYNGIMTKVSKESAFKRNLFHFFLKVGMIWSHNKSILFGYDFQLEKPSWFSQLFKRKIALIKLILLSPLKLGAIGIFQSVHKALGGKLRVSVSAGSALPSVVDKFLSAIGLIVLEGYGMTETSAVTSIRDPNRPSSGTVGIPVEGYEYRLKDEKGSIVLNGHSQKGTLWLKSKQILMGYYKRPELNEVVFDKEGFFDTGDIMRINYRGELSFAGRAKDTIVLAGGENVEPVPIEDQLLNSPFINQVMVTGHESKHLVVLIVPDFDRMKNEIEGLPEDPKLWNQNSKVREIFKNEISSRVSRKGGFKAFELIPQNAFYIVPRPFDPDREMTRTLKIKRNEILENFKKEVTELIK, encoded by the coding sequence TTGAAAGCCGAGTTTAAGTATTTATACGACTTTTTAGAAAGTTCAGCGAAACGATTTCCGGAAAAGGAAACTTTTTGCAAACGAACGGAAAACGGAATTCAGGGAAGAACCTTCGCAAGGTTGAAAGAACAAGTCGACGAGATGACCGCGGGTTTGATCGAAGAAGGAATTACGAAAGAAGATAAGATTCTTTATTTGTGCGATTCGAGCGTGAACTGGTTCTTAGCGGATTTGGCGATCATCAGTTCCGGCGCGGTTTGTGTTCCTCGAGGCACTGATGTAGTCGACGAGGATATTTTATACATCGTAAATCATTCCGAAAGCAGATACGCGGTCGTTCAAAAAGAAAAAGATAAACAAAAGCTCGTCGCGCTTGCTTCTAAAATTCCAAGCATCCAAAAAATATTCGTATTGGAGGACGATCAGGGAGAATTAAAATCGGGACCTGAAAGTGTTTCGAGTTTGATTCAATCGGGAAGAGAATATCTCAAAAAAAATCCGAACGCGATTCGTACTCGTTTGAACGAAAAATCCCCGGATGAACTCGCGACTTTGATCTATACATCGGGAACGACCGGCGCCCCGAAGGGAGTTATGCTCAATCAATCCGGTTGGATCTCCGCTGTGGAAAAGGTGATCGGTTTCGTCGGATTGACTTCGAAAGATTCCGGCGTAAGTTTGCTTCCCCCTTGGCACGCGTTCGAACGAGCTATCGAATACTGCACAGTCGCACTGGGAGTTACATTCTTAGTTTCTAATATTACGTCTTTGAGAGATGATCTGAAGGAGTTCCGTCCGACTCTGTTTCCATCCGTCCCGAGAATTTGGGAATCTCTCTACAACGGGATCATGACAAAGGTTTCGAAAGAATCCGCGTTCAAACGAAACTTATTCCATTTCTTTTTAAAAGTAGGAATGATCTGGTCGCATAACAAATCGATTCTGTTCGGTTACGACTTTCAATTGGAAAAACCTTCCTGGTTCTCTCAACTTTTCAAAAGAAAGATCGCCTTGATAAAACTCATTTTGTTATCTCCTTTAAAGTTAGGCGCGATCGGAATTTTTCAATCCGTTCACAAAGCTCTCGGAGGAAAACTCAGAGTTTCTGTTTCTGCGGGGAGCGCGCTTCCGAGTGTGGTAGATAAATTCTTATCCGCAATCGGTTTGATCGTGTTGGAAGGTTACGGAATGACGGAGACTTCCGCCGTTACTTCAATTCGAGATCCGAATCGACCTTCTTCCGGAACCGTGGGAATTCCCGTGGAAGGATACGAATATCGTTTGAAGGACGAAAAAGGAAGTATAGTTTTAAACGGACATTCTCAAAAGGGGACTCTTTGGCTAAAGTCGAAACAAATTTTGATGGGTTATTACAAACGACCAGAACTCAACGAAGTCGTTTTCGATAAGGAAGGTTTTTTCGACACGGGCGATATCATGCGTATCAACTACAGGGGAGAACTTTCCTTTGCGGGCCGAGCGAAAGACACGATCGTACTTGCCGGTGGTGAGAACGTCGAACCGGTTCCGATCGAGGATCAGTTGTTAAATTCTCCGTTTATCAATCAGGTGATGGTTACGGGACATGAAAGCAAACATCTTGTGGTTTTAATCGTTCCGGATTTTGATAGAATGAAAAACGAGATCGAAGGTCTTCCCGAAGATCCGAAACTCTGGAATCAAAATTCGAAGGTGCGTGAAATTTTTAAGAACGAAATCTCTTCGCGCGTTTCACGCAAAGGAGGCTTTAAGGCGTTCGAGTTGATTCCTCAAAACGCGTTTTATATCGTTCCTCGTCCTTTCGATCCCGATCGTGAAATGACGCGAACCTTAAAGATAAAACGAAATGAAATATTAGAAAATTTTAAAAAAGAAGTAACGGAGTTAATCAAGTAA
- the ligA gene encoding NAD-dependent DNA ligase LigA: MPKKKDDSKKTLSEKEAKEAIAKLSDEIRNHQYLYYVKNQAKISDYDFDQLFRKLQDLEEEFPKFKDPASPTLVVGSDLDKDFEKFQHKLPVLSLINTYNDDELLDWVNKTDPEGLYSVEWKIDGASIVLYYENGILQNGVTRGSGGIGDDVTDNIRTIRNIPLRLPEPITVYLRGEVFMTFKDFEEFNELSSGKYANPRNLSAGSIKQKNSTDTAKRPLRIFTYDATFPDVAKKFKTHQEILNKLEKLTFPVPPDTVFATGPKIAKTIQDFKKKKDKLGFPTDGLVIKLNDVSKRDALGYTSHSPRWARAYKFDAVMKESKIVDITYAVGRTGKITPRAEIEPVSLAGTTVTFATLHNQDYIDELGVGIGAIVRVAKRGEIIPAVEEVVTPGKDVFQIPDRCPSCKTKTIKKESLVDLFCPNPDCPDRVKNGIIFYCQRKQMDIEGLGDKQIEFLYDHDYIKSVADLYELKNKKDKLMEEEGFGEKSVAIILGGIEQSKQKDFRFVLPSIGLSELGHKVTELLIEHGIDSMDEILSISKDKNKIDSLLEIPGIGPSTVQAFQENFSDKRILKLIDRLKKSGLKMKADPVKVADQQPFADQSWCVTGSFENFQPRDKAMDLIVYYGGRKVSAVSSKTTHLLAGPGAGSKLEKANELGIAVYDEKQFLDLLKSFKIDFKNPI, from the coding sequence ATGCCAAAGAAAAAAGACGATTCTAAAAAAACTCTTTCGGAGAAAGAGGCTAAGGAAGCAATCGCCAAACTCTCCGACGAGATCCGCAATCATCAGTATTTATACTACGTTAAAAATCAGGCGAAGATCTCCGATTACGACTTCGATCAGTTGTTTCGGAAACTTCAGGATTTAGAGGAAGAATTTCCGAAGTTTAAGGACCCGGCCAGTCCTACGTTGGTTGTCGGTTCGGATTTGGACAAGGACTTCGAAAAATTCCAACATAAACTTCCCGTATTGTCTTTGATCAACACGTACAACGACGACGAACTCTTGGATTGGGTCAATAAGACCGATCCCGAAGGGCTTTATTCCGTGGAATGGAAAATCGACGGAGCCTCCATCGTATTGTATTATGAAAATGGAATACTCCAAAACGGGGTCACACGCGGGTCCGGGGGAATCGGGGACGACGTAACCGATAATATTCGCACGATTCGTAATATACCTTTGCGTTTGCCGGAACCGATCACCGTGTATCTTCGAGGCGAGGTTTTTATGACCTTTAAGGACTTCGAAGAATTCAACGAACTTTCTTCGGGGAAATATGCCAATCCGCGCAACTTGTCGGCGGGATCGATCAAACAAAAAAATTCTACGGATACGGCAAAACGTCCTCTTCGAATTTTTACATACGACGCGACGTTTCCCGATGTGGCCAAAAAGTTCAAAACACATCAGGAAATTCTAAACAAGCTCGAAAAACTTACCTTCCCGGTCCCGCCTGACACCGTTTTTGCGACCGGACCTAAGATCGCAAAGACGATCCAGGATTTTAAAAAGAAAAAGGATAAGCTCGGATTTCCCACGGACGGACTCGTCATCAAACTCAACGACGTTTCCAAACGGGACGCGCTCGGTTATACTTCTCATTCTCCTCGTTGGGCGAGAGCGTATAAGTTCGACGCGGTGATGAAGGAAAGTAAGATCGTAGACATCACGTATGCGGTCGGTCGTACGGGAAAGATCACTCCAAGAGCGGAGATAGAACCGGTAAGTCTTGCGGGAACCACCGTAACGTTTGCGACTCTTCACAATCAGGATTACATAGACGAACTCGGAGTCGGAATCGGAGCGATCGTAAGAGTCGCTAAGCGGGGAGAAATCATTCCTGCAGTGGAAGAAGTTGTTACGCCCGGTAAAGACGTGTTTCAAATTCCCGATCGTTGTCCTTCGTGCAAAACGAAGACGATCAAAAAAGAAAGTCTTGTGGATTTATTTTGTCCGAACCCGGATTGTCCCGATCGAGTTAAGAACGGAATCATCTTCTATTGCCAAAGAAAACAAATGGACATCGAAGGACTCGGAGATAAACAAATCGAATTCTTATACGATCACGATTATATAAAATCCGTAGCCGATCTTTATGAACTCAAAAACAAAAAAGATAAGCTGATGGAAGAAGAAGGTTTCGGAGAAAAAAGCGTAGCGATCATTCTCGGAGGAATCGAACAATCCAAACAAAAGGATTTTCGTTTTGTTCTTCCTTCGATCGGGCTTTCCGAACTCGGACATAAGGTCACCGAATTGTTAATCGAACACGGCATCGATTCGATGGACGAGATTCTTTCCATATCCAAGGATAAAAACAAAATCGATTCTCTTTTGGAAATTCCGGGAATCGGACCTTCCACGGTTCAGGCGTTTCAGGAGAATTTTTCCGATAAGAGAATTCTAAAACTCATCGATCGTCTTAAAAAATCCGGACTCAAGATGAAAGCCGATCCGGTAAAAGTCGCGGATCAACAACCCTTCGCCGATCAATCTTGGTGTGTTACGGGTTCGTTTGAAAACTTTCAACCCAGAGACAAGGCTATGGATCTGATCGTTTATTACGGCGGCAGAAAGGTGAGCGCGGTAAGTTCCAAAACGACTCATTTGTTGGCGGGACCGGGTGCAGGATCTAAATTAGAAAAAGCGAATGAACTTGGAATCGCCGTCTATGACGAAAAACAATTCTTGGATTTGTTGAAGTCTTTCAAGATCGATTTTAAAAATCCGATTTAG
- a CDS encoding M23 family metallopeptidase, translated as MEKEIRKRIDKVKEKGHQRLTVLLIPHGFDKSFHFQISVFTIVFLFGLLASILGIAVFGIVKYNNTRKQINALAQVYGKYFDEYIEYSEQLEGVQDDFLALTENLEEIYSLIDGQGDEMLKLPDESDIETIALTELKTEEAADKDLMLGRSYLSEIYGYRTARVYMDKHRPLMDSVYDFLNLRYDVMDAIPFGEPLYSYNLTSYFGTRRSPTTGYMEYHDGIDLANVPGTPIYATGNGRIHRVIYSNRGYGNHIVIQHANGYFSLFGHCTKIFVRDGQQIRKGNLIATVGSTGNVTGPHLHYEVWIGESNRTDPMDYLKVPVY; from the coding sequence ATGGAAAAAGAAATCCGCAAACGTATAGATAAAGTTAAGGAGAAGGGTCACCAGCGCCTGACCGTTCTTCTCATTCCTCACGGTTTTGATAAATCTTTTCATTTTCAAATTTCTGTTTTTACGATCGTCTTTTTATTCGGGCTTCTGGCTTCCATTTTAGGAATCGCGGTTTTCGGAATCGTAAAATACAACAATACAAGAAAGCAGATCAACGCTTTGGCTCAGGTTTACGGAAAGTATTTCGACGAGTATATCGAATACTCCGAACAACTCGAAGGTGTTCAGGATGATTTTCTCGCGTTAACGGAGAATTTAGAGGAGATCTATTCTCTCATCGACGGACAAGGCGACGAGATGTTGAAACTTCCGGACGAATCCGACATAGAAACGATCGCGCTCACGGAACTCAAAACCGAAGAAGCGGCCGATAAGGATTTGATGTTGGGAAGAAGTTATCTTTCCGAAATTTACGGTTATCGTACTGCCCGCGTTTATATGGACAAACATCGTCCGTTGATGGATAGCGTTTATGATTTTCTAAATCTCAGATACGACGTGATGGATGCGATTCCTTTCGGGGAGCCTTTGTATTCTTACAATCTCACGTCTTACTTCGGAACGAGACGTTCGCCTACGACCGGTTATATGGAATACCACGACGGTATCGATCTTGCGAACGTTCCCGGAACTCCGATCTATGCGACGGGTAACGGAAGAATTCATCGTGTGATTTATTCCAATCGCGGTTATGGAAATCATATCGTGATCCAACACGCGAACGGTTACTTTTCCCTTTTCGGTCACTGTACGAAAATTTTCGTAAGGGACGGACAACAGATTCGAAAAGGAAATCTGATCGCGACCGTAGGTTCCACCGGAAACGTAACCGGCCCTCACTTGCACTATGAAGTTTGGATCGGAGAATCCAATCGAACCGATCCGATGGACTATCTCAAAGTCCCCGTTTATTGA
- a CDS encoding cytochrome P450 — MFTLNSSRSPKKDAPKIKTPPGSYGFFALRHLPRMRRDIIGFFEDMKKKHGDVVLFGIRRTRIFMIQSPEDVRHVLQENSSNYHKSVFYRELKRVLGKGLLTSEGDFWKKQRRLIQPAFHRQRISEFTHIMADETANLFKEWDSKEKNKTLRVDLSEEMMKLTFAIVGKTLFRSDVKEYSEIIAKNVETAMEELTKRLTMVFPPPVHWPLPGNRRLLNSIDAMNEVIYELIEQRRKNSSNDLISMLLEIQDEETGEKMSLEQVRDEAITLLLAGHETTANALTWAFHLLSNHPEIYSKLKEESKRVLGDKIPSLEDVGSLTYSRMVLEESMRLFPPAWTVERSALGPDTVGGYHVPTGTNVSICIYSIHRDPRFWKEPEKFWPERFSEENSKDRPKYAYIPFGGGPRICIGNVFAMTEGILILSMIARKYDLKPVPGHKVELEPLVTLRPKYGMLMDLVST, encoded by the coding sequence ATGTTTACCTTGAATTCCAGTCGTTCCCCTAAAAAGGACGCCCCTAAAATCAAAACCCCTCCCGGTTCTTACGGTTTTTTTGCGCTTCGTCATTTGCCGAGAATGCGCAGAGATATCATCGGATTTTTCGAGGACATGAAAAAGAAACACGGAGACGTGGTTCTTTTCGGAATCCGAAGAACCAGAATCTTTATGATTCAAAGCCCGGAAGACGTGCGTCACGTTCTTCAGGAGAACAGTTCCAATTATCATAAGAGCGTATTCTACCGCGAACTCAAACGTGTTTTGGGAAAAGGTCTTTTGACTTCCGAGGGCGACTTTTGGAAAAAACAAAGAAGACTGATTCAACCCGCGTTTCATAGACAAAGAATATCAGAATTTACTCATATTATGGCCGACGAAACCGCCAATCTTTTCAAGGAATGGGATTCGAAAGAAAAGAACAAAACTCTTCGAGTCGATCTTTCGGAAGAGATGATGAAACTTACGTTCGCGATCGTGGGAAAAACCCTCTTTCGATCCGATGTAAAAGAATATTCCGAAATCATAGCGAAGAACGTGGAAACTGCGATGGAAGAATTGACCAAACGATTGACGATGGTTTTTCCTCCTCCGGTTCATTGGCCTTTGCCCGGAAATCGAAGACTTTTAAATTCGATCGACGCGATGAACGAGGTCATCTACGAACTCATCGAGCAGAGAAGAAAAAATTCTTCCAATGATTTGATCAGTATGTTGTTGGAAATTCAAGACGAAGAAACAGGCGAGAAGATGAGTCTCGAACAAGTGAGAGACGAAGCGATCACTCTTTTGCTCGCGGGTCATGAGACGACGGCTAACGCGTTGACTTGGGCCTTTCATCTTTTATCCAATCACCCTGAAATCTATTCCAAACTCAAAGAGGAATCGAAGAGGGTTCTCGGAGATAAAATTCCTTCCCTTGAGGACGTAGGTTCGCTCACCTATTCAAGAATGGTTTTGGAAGAATCGATGCGTTTGTTCCCTCCCGCTTGGACGGTGGAACGTTCCGCGCTCGGACCGGATACGGTCGGTGGCTATCACGTTCCAACCGGAACCAACGTTTCGATTTGTATCTATTCGATTCACAGGGACCCGAGATTTTGGAAGGAACCGGAAAAGTTTTGGCCGGAACGATTCTCCGAAGAAAACTCAAAAGATAGACCGAAGTATGCATACATTCCTTTCGGAGGCGGTCCGAGAATCTGCATCGGAAACGTATTTGCGATGACCGAAGGAATTCTAATCCTAAGTATGATCGCTCGAAAATACGATTTAAAGCCCGTCCCTGGTCATAAGGTCGAATTGGAACCTTTAGTCACATTAAGACCCAAGTACGGAATGTTAATGGATCTGGTTTCCACTTGA
- a CDS encoding RNA polymerase sigma factor, translating into MDQKEFTELIDSTKHIVLSAIKKNLFEEFHDSIDDVVQETYFRAYKSLSANKFRGDSSVSTWLYTIARNESLRMNQKRSRQTALASKLKEKVILDNSIQEKEAVSVSFTDFELKDLLAMLPWKYKSVLSLVGEGYKEQQIAEKLSIPEGTVKSRAFRGKQMLKKIFVDK; encoded by the coding sequence ATGGACCAGAAAGAATTTACCGAATTGATCGATTCGACAAAACACATCGTACTTTCGGCGATTAAAAAGAATTTATTCGAGGAATTTCACGATTCCATCGACGACGTGGTGCAAGAAACGTATTTCCGAGCGTACAAAAGTTTATCCGCGAATAAGTTCCGCGGAGATTCTTCCGTAAGCACTTGGCTTTATACGATCGCAAGAAACGAATCTTTGAGAATGAATCAAAAAAGATCCAGACAAACCGCGCTTGCAAGCAAGCTGAAAGAGAAGGTCATCTTGGACAACTCGATTCAAGAAAAAGAGGCGGTCTCCGTCAGTTTCACCGATTTTGAATTGAAAGATCTATTGGCTATGCTTCCTTGGAAGTACAAATCGGTTTTGAGTCTTGTGGGCGAAGGCTACAAGGAACAACAGATCGCCGAAAAGCTGAGTATTCCCGAGGGGACCGTAAAGTCTAGGGCCTTCCGAGGAAAACAAATGTTAAAGAAAATTTTCGTAGATAAGTGA
- a CDS encoding Spy/CpxP family protein refolding chaperone yields MNLLNSFVRITVAGCVLAPAGIFSQELMGLRSGADSNNPPPMRQLAPIRQLRSFGLVFGNVDVVRERFSLSEKQLDEISKINEKHKHEHFRWLQKISPIEIELEGLLMEPNVDLTKIRRLLVEIGKYTAEIRINQISHRLAIEKILTQDQKSKIKEPSAPPEPGFPVNLFSPERIILPIQGILH; encoded by the coding sequence ATGAATCTCCTGAATTCATTTGTCAGAATTACTGTCGCCGGTTGCGTCCTAGCTCCGGCGGGTATTTTTTCCCAGGAATTGATGGGGCTTCGTTCCGGCGCAGATTCTAACAATCCGCCACCGATGCGACAGTTGGCGCCCATTCGCCAGCTCAGAAGTTTCGGTCTCGTATTCGGAAACGTGGACGTAGTCCGAGAACGTTTTTCTCTTTCCGAAAAACAATTGGATGAAATTTCCAAGATCAACGAGAAACACAAACACGAACATTTTAGATGGCTTCAAAAAATTTCCCCGATCGAGATCGAACTCGAAGGACTTTTGATGGAACCTAACGTTGATTTGACGAAAATCCGCAGGCTTTTGGTCGAGATCGGAAAATACACCGCCGAAATTCGGATCAATCAAATTTCACATCGTCTTGCTATCGAAAAAATACTGACCCAGGATCAAAAATCCAAAATCAAAGAACCTTCCGCTCCACCGGAGCCCGGATTCCCCGTGAATCTTTTTTCTCCGGAGAGAATCATCCTTCCTATACAAGGAATCTTACACTGA